In Flavobacterium praedii, the DNA window AGAATTGGAAGAAAGATATATTCGAGAATGGAATGTTAATTTTAAAAAAAGGTTGAAAATGGGACGTGTTTTAACATTTATACTGCAAAAACAAAAATTTTACAAGTTATTGATGAGGATAATGATTAAATTTCCGTTTTTAATACCAGTCATTATTAAACAAACACACGGCAAGTTAATTACGGTTGGATGATTAATTTTAATAACAATTGCAATAGTCATGCCCTTCCAAAATAAATAAGAACTATAGCGTTTAATCTGAAATAATTTAAAATTAGTGCTTGTAGATACACAAAACAGAACAGACGACCCTGAAATCATGGATGATTTTGATTTAGAAGGAGACGAATTAAAAGAGGCGCTGGATAAAATTGCTTCTATAAACCATTTGTTAGGAGGAAATCAATTGACTTTGAGAGGGGTTCGCAAATTGCTTAAAAAAGTTCCACATTTAGGAACTATCACAATTGTAGATGTTGGTTGCGGGAATGGAGATATGTTGCGAAAATTAGCTGATTTCGGTTTAAGTGCTAATTTGAATTTAGATCTGATTGGGGTTGATGCTAATCATTTTACTGTAAATTATGCAATAGATTTGTCAGTAAATTATCCAAATATAAAGTATAGGTGTGAAGATATTTTTAGTAAATCTTTTAATGAATTAAAATGCGATATAATATTGTGTACTTTGACTTTACATCATTTTAAAAACGATGAAATTATTAAATTACTAGCTTTGTTTAACAAAAATTCAAGTATTGGTTTTGTGGTGAATGATTTGCAAAGAAGTAGCATAGCTTATCGATTATTTCAAGGGTTTTGTATTGTTTTTAGACTGAATAAAATGTCGCGAAATGATGGTTTGGTATCTATATTAAGAGGGTTTAAAAGAGAAGAACTGATTGCCTTTTCTGAAGAGTTAAGGTTTAAAAAGTTTAGTATCCAATGGAAATGGGCTTTTCGTTACCAATGGATTGTAGAGAAATTTTAGTGTTGATTATTGAATTTAAAAATAATAGCTTCAAAATAAAATAATGAGTGTAAAAATAAAATGTGTTGCCAAGCAATTGCCTAAGTATTCAAGGACTACAGAGGAAATTCTTCCATTTTTGGATGTTTGGTTAGAAGGGCAGGAGGAACGTTTTATTCGAAAAGTAAAGAAAATATTTGAGGGTGCAGCCGTTGATAAACGATATTCGATTATGGATCCGATAGAAGTTTTTGAAAGCGCATCGTTTGAAGCCAAAAATGATATTTATGTTCGAGAGGTGATTGATTTGGGTGAAAAAGTTTTGGAAAAAGCTTTAAAAAAAGCGCAATGGTTACCGGAGGATTTGGATTATATCATCACTGTGAGTTGTACGGGAATTATGATTCCTTCGTTAGATGCTTATCTGATTAATAGTTTAAAATTGCGACAGGATATTATACGATTGCCTGTTACCGAAATGGGTTGTGCGGCAGGAATTTCTGGAATTATTTATGCCAAGAACTTTCTTCAAGCCAATCCCGGAAAAAGAGCAGCGATTATTGCGGTTGAAAGTCCTACGGCTACTTTTCAATTAGATGA includes these proteins:
- a CDS encoding methyltransferase domain-containing protein, whose protein sequence is MLVDTQNRTDDPEIMDDFDLEGDELKEALDKIASINHLLGGNQLTLRGVRKLLKKVPHLGTITIVDVGCGNGDMLRKLADFGLSANLNLDLIGVDANHFTVNYAIDLSVNYPNIKYRCEDIFSKSFNELKCDIILCTLTLHHFKNDEIIKLLALFNKNSSIGFVVNDLQRSSIAYRLFQGFCIVFRLNKMSRNDGLVSILRGFKREELIAFSEELRFKKFSIQWKWAFRYQWIVEKF
- a CDS encoding type III polyketide synthase, which codes for MSVKIKCVAKQLPKYSRTTEEILPFLDVWLEGQEERFIRKVKKIFEGAAVDKRYSIMDPIEVFESASFEAKNDIYVREVIDLGEKVLEKALKKAQWLPEDLDYIITVSCTGIMIPSLDAYLINSLKLRQDIIRLPVTEMGCAAGISGIIYAKNFLQANPGKRAAIIAVESPTATFQLDDYSMANIVSAAIFGDGAACVLLSSVEEEEGPEILAEEMYHFYDNIHMMGFKLTNSGLQMILDIGVPETIASHFEDIIHPFLKKNNLEIEDIDHLIFHPGGKKIVQIVEDLFSGYGKNIDDTKEVLKLYGNMSSATVLYVLERFMDKKLEKGSKGLMLSFGPGFSAQRVLLQF